In one Streptomyces sp. NBC_01288 genomic region, the following are encoded:
- a CDS encoding LamG domain-containing protein, whose protein sequence is MRPPIPGGRRRAVPARRLALLATALGLLTALPVLPAAADAPAPSDPLLAAQTRAVADGKSVPVDALTTEDSTTEALPDGSFTNTTSALPTRVLKDGVWTPLDATLIADGHGGYTPTATPNGVTLSGGGTGPLVTLTHADGPGMTLTLPFTLPAPSVGGDTALYPSVLPGVDLSVSVTDQGGFSDVLIVHSAAAAADPELKKLTLAATTHDLTLATTDSDSMSATASDGDLDYTSPRPLMWDSGSTAPAGQPDGQAPGQKSSVDGPGPGATTVPVAMTATSKAVTLTPDAGLLTGPDTTYPVYIDPYTNPVSSTAGHYTEVYSSSTCDNAPQYDKAQTNGQGAGYQQWGGACGNGLERSYWAIDTSKLHPSFVVSDAYVKIATTFAASYDCTHNQPLTLHTVNAISASTDWLSRPGTHDSAFPPVDETVPSGANSGSSCSNSTATFHLKDGAQKIADQDGDGYDADGTFGAASNTWTIGLYGNESQTSGNDDYLRMSTTLTLTTKFDIPPAVPTDLRMTPPATGASAACTTSGVGWIGATTYSDAGSNITLHSTVTTQMSGENVKAHYYVWDRTVDPDGDGNGTAVSTPDSAFLDSGTDAAMKIGATLKDGHQYGWDVYAEDDSASDLTSAKSDHCWFSTDFTAPPTPEVTGNPSFPPVGSGTADPVVYAGPGKTTNFTVAGADSPASDDTCAPGPCKSSGMDSFLWQLDSPPTAADGQSVDVTGTDSQGRSTATIPVPIRDWGVHTLYVAGVDKAGNISTSPYGYTFTVPWNPATTVKPGDITGDGVPDLLATTKTGDLDLIPGDHDPAQAAAPVQTGPVDTAPPVDGPVTVSTKDESPGGTGWNNFLIAHRGNLHGANGDDLFAYNTTTKQFYVVKNDLDPLDDASFPRAPYSALGGFIGKRYDLVTKDACATADIVADDTRCRGTDYDSHTWNISQLITPGNVFGNTTDYPAVITVENKELWIYQSDGGYHLKNPILLGDGDWTGQTLIAAGTFKGLPVLWSRDKATGELYSYPITVDATTLVPALLHPTVHTSLRLTLPPTAYPVVASPGDVNSPVAFGDTSLGAPDGKPDLYTVNAFGQLVEYNYRQSPVLTSPPTYDFAAPVSLGSVTDTATHWWKLAEGTGTTTADSTGTLNASLSGAYSWTTDSTRGKSLDLTGTTGYGATSGPAVDTSKSFTVSAWVKLNSLSTTTNSTFLSQNGTVNNGFQLYYSAGTQAWAFGRHSTDTTAATWRAVYGSQATAGRWTHLLGVYDAGAKEIRLYVNGRLTGTRDWTYTPWNATGPFQIGRKQSSGAYGEYTNGAISGIRVYPTALPPADAASAGDTPKVTQLD, encoded by the coding sequence GTGAGACCACCGATACCCGGCGGCCGCAGACGCGCCGTCCCCGCACGCCGACTTGCCCTCCTGGCCACCGCCCTGGGCCTGTTGACGGCCCTGCCGGTGCTGCCCGCCGCCGCCGACGCACCAGCCCCGTCGGATCCGCTGCTGGCCGCGCAGACCCGGGCCGTGGCCGACGGAAAGTCCGTCCCGGTGGACGCGTTGACCACGGAGGACTCCACCACCGAGGCCCTGCCGGACGGTTCCTTCACCAACACCACCAGCGCACTGCCGACCCGCGTCCTCAAGGACGGTGTCTGGACCCCGCTGGACGCCACCCTGATCGCCGACGGCCACGGCGGCTACACCCCGACGGCCACCCCCAACGGCGTCACCCTCTCCGGCGGCGGTACCGGACCACTGGTCACCCTCACCCACGCCGACGGTCCCGGCATGACCCTGACCCTGCCGTTCACCCTGCCCGCACCGAGCGTCGGCGGCGACACCGCGCTGTACCCGTCGGTGCTGCCCGGCGTGGACCTGTCGGTGTCCGTCACCGACCAGGGCGGCTTCAGCGACGTGCTGATCGTGCACTCCGCCGCCGCCGCGGCCGACCCCGAGCTGAAGAAGCTCACGCTGGCCGCCACGACCCACGACCTCACGCTGGCCACCACCGACTCGGACAGCATGAGCGCCACGGCCTCCGACGGAGACCTGGACTACACCAGTCCCCGGCCGCTGATGTGGGACTCCGGCAGCACCGCGCCCGCCGGCCAGCCGGACGGCCAGGCCCCGGGCCAGAAGTCCTCCGTGGACGGTCCGGGCCCCGGTGCCACCACCGTCCCGGTCGCCATGACCGCCACGAGCAAGGCCGTGACGCTGACCCCGGACGCCGGCCTGCTCACCGGCCCGGACACCACGTACCCGGTGTACATCGACCCGTACACCAACCCGGTCTCCTCCACCGCCGGCCACTACACCGAGGTCTACTCCAGCTCGACCTGCGACAACGCGCCGCAGTACGACAAGGCGCAGACCAACGGCCAGGGCGCGGGCTACCAGCAGTGGGGCGGCGCCTGCGGCAACGGCCTGGAGCGGTCGTACTGGGCGATCGACACCAGCAAACTGCATCCGTCGTTCGTCGTCTCCGACGCCTACGTGAAGATCGCCACCACCTTCGCGGCCAGCTACGACTGCACCCACAACCAGCCGCTCACGCTCCACACCGTGAACGCGATCAGTGCGAGCACCGACTGGCTGTCGCGGCCCGGCACCCACGACAGCGCCTTCCCCCCGGTGGACGAGACCGTGCCCAGCGGCGCCAACTCCGGCAGTTCGTGCAGCAACAGCACCGCCACCTTCCACCTCAAGGACGGGGCCCAGAAAATCGCCGACCAGGACGGCGACGGCTACGACGCGGACGGCACCTTCGGCGCGGCCTCCAACACCTGGACCATCGGCCTCTACGGCAACGAGTCGCAGACCTCCGGCAACGACGACTATCTGCGGATGTCGACCACGCTCACCCTCACCACCAAGTTCGACATCCCGCCCGCCGTACCGACCGACCTGCGCATGACCCCGCCCGCCACCGGCGCCTCGGCCGCCTGCACCACCAGCGGCGTAGGCTGGATCGGCGCGACCACCTACTCGGACGCGGGCAGCAACATCACCCTGCACTCGACCGTCACGACCCAGATGTCCGGCGAGAACGTCAAGGCGCACTACTACGTCTGGGACCGCACGGTCGACCCCGACGGCGACGGCAACGGCACCGCCGTGTCCACCCCGGACAGCGCGTTCCTGGACTCCGGCACCGACGCGGCGATGAAGATCGGCGCCACGCTGAAGGACGGCCACCAGTACGGCTGGGACGTCTACGCCGAGGACGACTCGGCCTCCGACCTGACCTCCGCGAAGTCCGACCACTGCTGGTTCTCCACCGACTTCACCGCCCCGCCGACCCCGGAGGTGACCGGCAACCCGTCCTTCCCGCCGGTCGGTTCGGGAACCGCCGACCCGGTGGTCTACGCGGGACCGGGCAAGACCACGAACTTCACCGTGGCCGGCGCCGACAGCCCGGCGAGCGACGACACCTGCGCCCCCGGCCCCTGCAAATCCAGCGGCATGGACTCGTTCCTGTGGCAGCTCGACTCCCCGCCCACCGCGGCGGACGGCCAGAGCGTCGATGTCACCGGCACCGACAGCCAGGGCAGGTCCACCGCCACGATCCCCGTCCCGATCCGCGACTGGGGCGTGCACACGCTGTACGTGGCCGGCGTCGACAAGGCGGGCAACATCTCCACCAGCCCCTACGGCTACACCTTCACCGTCCCCTGGAACCCGGCGACCACCGTCAAGCCCGGTGACATCACCGGCGACGGCGTGCCCGACCTGCTCGCCACCACGAAGACGGGCGACCTCGACCTGATCCCGGGCGACCACGACCCCGCCCAGGCCGCCGCCCCGGTCCAGACCGGTCCGGTCGACACAGCGCCGCCGGTCGACGGCCCGGTCACCGTGTCCACCAAGGACGAGTCACCGGGCGGCACCGGCTGGAACAACTTCCTGATCGCCCACCGCGGCAACCTGCACGGGGCGAACGGCGACGACCTCTTCGCGTACAACACGACGACCAAGCAGTTCTACGTCGTCAAGAACGACCTCGACCCACTGGACGACGCGTCCTTCCCGAGGGCGCCGTACTCCGCGCTCGGCGGTTTCATCGGCAAGCGGTACGACCTCGTCACCAAGGACGCCTGCGCGACCGCCGACATCGTCGCGGACGACACCCGCTGCCGCGGCACCGACTACGACAGCCACACCTGGAACATCAGCCAACTCATCACGCCCGGCAACGTGTTCGGCAACACCACCGACTACCCCGCCGTCATCACCGTCGAGAACAAGGAGCTGTGGATCTACCAGTCCGACGGCGGCTACCACCTCAAGAACCCGATCCTGCTCGGCGACGGCGACTGGACCGGCCAGACGCTGATCGCCGCGGGCACCTTCAAGGGCCTGCCGGTCCTGTGGTCACGCGACAAGGCGACCGGCGAGCTCTACAGCTACCCGATCACCGTGGACGCCACGACCCTCGTCCCGGCGCTGCTCCACCCCACCGTCCACACCAGCCTGCGGCTGACGCTGCCGCCGACGGCGTACCCGGTGGTCGCCTCGCCGGGCGACGTCAACAGCCCCGTCGCCTTCGGCGACACCAGCCTCGGCGCACCGGACGGCAAGCCCGACCTCTACACCGTGAACGCCTTCGGCCAACTCGTCGAGTACAACTACCGGCAGAGCCCGGTCCTCACCTCCCCGCCCACCTACGACTTCGCCGCCCCGGTCTCCCTGGGCTCGGTCACGGACACCGCCACCCACTGGTGGAAGCTCGCCGAAGGCACCGGCACCACCACCGCCGACAGCACAGGCACCCTGAACGCGAGCCTGTCCGGCGCCTACTCCTGGACCACCGACAGCACCCGCGGCAAGTCCCTCGACCTGACCGGTACCACGGGCTACGGCGCCACGAGCGGCCCCGCCGTGGACACGTCCAAGAGCTTCACGGTGTCCGCCTGGGTCAAGCTCAACTCGCTCTCCACCACGACCAACAGCACGTTCCTCTCCCAGAACGGCACCGTGAACAACGGCTTCCAGCTGTACTACTCCGCGGGTACCCAGGCCTGGGCCTTCGGCCGACACAGCACCGACACGACCGCCGCCACCTGGCGAGCGGTCTACGGCAGCCAGGCGACCGCGGGCCGGTGGACCCACCTGCTCGGCGTCTACGACGCCGGCGCCAAGGAGATCCGCCTGTACGTCAACGGCAGGCTGACGGGCACCAGGGACTGGACCTACACCCCCTGGAACGCCACCGGCCCCTTCCAGATCGGCCGCAAACAGTCCTCGGGCGCCTACGGCGAATACACCAACGGAGCGATCAGCGGCATCCGTGTCTATCCCACGGCCCTGCCCCCGGCGGACGCCGCGTCGGCCGGCGACACCCCGAAGGTCACCCAACTCGACTGA